The window cttcccttttcattGTTGGTGAGCAGTGGTAAGTAGTTTGACTTGAAGAGAGGGGTAGGCAGAAAAAGATTTAGAGAGCTCTGAGTAAGTCGAAAGCACAATTAGATATAAGTGCTAGGTTAGGGAGAGCAAGTCTTGGTTGACAGTACATCTGAAATGGTGACTAAAAGGGGAAGGCTTTCAAAATGTGTAgggaggggtggttaggtggtgcagtggatagggcaccggccttggagtcaggaatacctgggttcaaatccgacttcagacacttaataattacctggctgtgtggccttggggaagccgattaaccccattcccttgaaaaatataaaaaaaaaaaagtgtggggAATAGACATCTAAATAGGAAGTTAAATATTAACTTAATTTTCCTAACTAGACTCTTATTTGGTCAATCTTTACCTAACCTAGACAttagagggagggggaagggatggagaaatgTTCAGGGCAAGCACAAAGGAGGCAAGACACTGAAGGCAAATATGGATTGCTATAGTTTTATCTaacaatacctttttttttaagagcatCCCTTATCTCTTTTTAGTCTTCTATTCTGAATACtgtatctttccagtttttcctccctttttctaaCCCTTCCTGAATTCCTCAGATAGGAAGAAGGATATTTCAAGTTAATACTAGGATCAATACAATACTCCTCTGTGGATTTTGGTCTCCTAATCAAATCTAGATGCTGTTTGTCAAAATTCGCTGTAATTCAGACatagatatcatttttttaatatttcccagTATATTTCTGATCTAGTCAGATTGGTTTCCTTATTGTCcaaggaaacaagcatttctaaCTTGTTACCTCCATTATGTCAAGGATTCTTTATTTTGTGTTATGGTCTCCTTTGTGAATTCTTTGGtttccaaataaaatcaaatgaaagaaaaccttTGTAGTCTTTCCACCTTGCATCTACTGCCCTCTCTGGTTTCAACTGCACTGAACAAGATAAACTCACCAGGGTACAGTTAACTCAAGCTTTAATTTACTCCACCTCCTTCATCCTTCTCTCCCCTTTGTTTAGAAAGGTAGAATACCAAACTCCTCTCAATGCTTTCCATTTATAGAGAACAGATATTGAACTCTCAAATCACTTCACCATGCATCTGCTGCTCTACCTTTTTTCATCTCCATGGAACAAAATGCTTTTGTACCTATACTCCTAGGGGTTTCATAAACCCCTTCCCATCCCCAGCCTTTCCTGCCTTCTTTTTTGTGTTGTCTATTCCTTTTGATTGTAAGCTTGCTGacagcagggactatctttttgtTAAGTGTGCCtcctcaactcttttttttttttttttttttttggtttttgtaaggcaaatggggttaagtggcttgcccaaggccacacagccaggtaattattaagtgtctgagaccggatttgaacccaggtactcctgactacaaggccggtgctttatccactacaccacctagccgccccctcctcaactcttagcacagtgtctagcatgCTATAGGTAATGTTCATTGGATTGGAAATGTTCATTGGATTGGAAGTcaaaaagttagtgaaaataaagatgtatttttttttgtccaaattCATAAGTCTACTGAAATCTATCTATAGGCTTCCTTAGTATCCATGGACCTCAAGTTAAAAGTTCTTAAGTTGTTTCCTTAGTGTGGAAtattctcctctctcccctctaaCAAAATCCTCATCCTTTATGGCCCAGCTCAAGATCCACTTCTTCCATGATGACTTCCTTATTTCACCCTTCTTTGCTCTCCCTTACTTCTGAAATCGTAGACCATATTTACAGCACATAAACTAGCATTTAGCCATATACAGGATGCTctaaaatcttagtgcagttatAAGCTTTAATAGCTTTAATAGATTTTGGAGATACTTTATATTGTTCAAAGTTCTTAGTCTGTCCTAAGTTCTCTCTGCAGAATTTAATACTGTTAACCATATTCTTCTGGATATCTTATCCTCTTTGTCTTTTGTAACACTATTCTCTCTTTTTGACTACTCTGTTTGATGATTGCCTCtatttggtttccttttcctttccagatCATCATCTGTACTAACTAGGAAAAGGCTCCATCTGGGCCCTCTTTATTACTGTCTCTAAATGTCCTCTTGTGTTGATTTCATCAGTTCCTGTTGGGGACTATCAGAACTATATACAAACCTAGTCTTTCTTTTGAATTCCAATTTCAAATCACTGCCTACTGGATATTTTCAATCAGATGGGCCAAGGGCATCTTAAACAACAtatctaaaacaaaatttaattatctttttaccTCCATCCCACCCATCTTTTGCATTTACCTGTTTAGGGCACCACCATCTTATTAGCTGTCCAGATTTGCAAACGAAGTAACTCTTCTCATTTTGTCTCTTCCCAAATCCAAATCAATTACCAAATATAGTTTTTTACCTTCATAGTAGTTcaaatttgtttcattcttttagttcATATACTTGTAACCATTGCTCAGGTCCTTATTACCTTTTAGGGCAATCTGTTACATAGTCTCCTAATTTGTTTTCCTGCCTGTAGGTTCTTCACTCTCTGACCTATCCTTAGCTCAACTGTCAAGATGATTTTTCCTAAAATACTGATCTGAGCTcatatttaaagccctttacaacctaGCTTCAACTTTTCAGCCTTATTCtatattcttcttcttcataTGTATGCTCTCTGGTTCAGCCAAACTGGCTTCTTGTTcctcaaatacaacacacttccCATGGCTGTGCTTTCGCACAGCCTATCATTCATACCTGGATTATATTACTTCCTCACCTCTGGCTCTCAGAgcccctagtttccttcaaaactcaactcatGTACCACCTTCTTCACCTTTCCTGATTTCAGTGCTGCTAATGTCTCCCCCTCCAAgataccttgtatttattttgtacatgtcTTGCATAAGCACATGTGGTATATTCCAAAAGAATgtgagctacttgagggcagattttcttttttgtctttctatccccagCAGGTAACAGGATCCTAGACAAATAGTTGCTGCTTAATAAACGTTTGTTGTTGTTAGCCTTGCTTCTCCAAAGAGACTTGAAGCTTCTTCTCTCAGGGACTAGGTCTTTTCATTATGTATACCCCATAGTGGTATATCTTGGGGCTTACCACAATGCTGAGTGCCCAAcaggtgctaaataaataaatgcttactgcaCAATTCTACTGTGCCCCCATGCTCTGTTTCTCCAGGTCTCCTTTGGaagattcaaaataaacaaaagtatgTATGGCAAACGCAATGGGGGGAGGTGATAAATTTCTGTCTAAAATACAGTCTTCCCAAAGGCAGGGAAGTTTCCCATATCTAAGGAGTCTGCAGAGACATTCCACTCTGACTCAGttcataaagaagaaatcaaaacacagTTTCCtctaattcaataaacatttattaaactcttcatTTAGACTAGGCactgagaaaacaaagacaaaaaggaaaacaacacaaGATCCTTCAAGCCCTTTTTCTGATGATACATgtactgaaaaggaaaatagtaaaagcttttgcattggctcttttttgcatttgtggGATTTCAGTGATCCCAAAATTCTATGTATTGAAAAAGTCTGTCTTTCAAAACAATATTCATTCTCCTTGTGATGCTCCATCTAATCATGGAAGATAAAGATCTCAGAAGAATTAAACTTTGGAATAATCAGAAGGGTAAAGAAAAGACTCCTGGTGGGTCTAAGTAATGATAGCTCACATCTGAATAACATTTCAGTTTACTAAGTGATGAAtataatcatttctattttatagctAGGGAAACTGTCACATGAACTTGCAGCTTACATAATAGGGTCACAACTAGCAGAAGGTAAAACTACATCCCTCTGCTGTAAAATgatgcttaaaaaaaagactttcactGGCGaagtcatgttaaaaaaaaaccctaacattGAGATAAATTACCAGAGTGAGTCATGTATTGAGAATGAAGGACTGATAATTTTAGTGGTCTACTGGCATCCCTAGAATACTAAAAGGACAAGAAGGAGGTCAGTGTGTTGGGTAAATCTAATAGCATAGATTTATGGGCAAAAGTAAAGTTGAAATGGATGCAAAAtcttggtggggggggaaggTTGATCTGcactataccaatgaaatcatgtgTATAACAAAGTACCAAAATACTTTTTATTGGAGGTAATGAACATGTTTATCACTTGTTATTTCTACCCAGAAATCATGACCTCATACCTTCCATGACTAGATCACTCCAGAGGGAACAGTAGCAGGAGAATTTGTTCACTGAAATGATTAGGAAGTCCATAAAAAGGCTTCCCCAGAGAGGTGTAGACTACAGAGCCTCTAGTCCTACTTCCATGCCATCCCCATCTCCCTGTCCTGTAGACATTTTGAACTTTGATTTTAGTCCATTTTATACATCTAGGGAAATATCAGCTTTTGAGACCATCCTctgccttcttcctttcctcaagTACTCTGCTCCCACCCCATGTCTTTCCTACCAAATTATTCCCTTAGGTGAATCAAAAAAAGGTCATCAAAACTTCAGTTAGGTTACTAAAGTGGTTATGGGAGTGTTCATCAGATGGAACACCAGAAAACAAGGAACCCCGGAAGTACTAGAGTCAAGAGAGCTGTAAGCCTGAGGGGTACCCCAGCATCCCGAGGAAAAAGATGCAACTTCTCCAAGTCTGGCAAAAATGCCCGAGCATCCTCTAGAGCCGCTTGAGCAGCCAGAGTGAAATTGGGATCACCAGAGGTCAGAACATCAAAGACACAAGAGTGGAAATAAGCATCTTCAACTGGCAGTCCTTCTTTGCATAGCTGCCTGGCAGTATCAAAAGTCAGGGCCCCTCTTCTTTGCCTCTCCAACCGGGAGAGTCGCTGGCTTGGGGGACAGCCCCCTACACAGAGCTGGAGATCTTGTTCAGCCGAGAATGCTCTTGCCACTTCTTCAGCTGCCCGGATGGAGAAGGAGAGCTGCCCGGCTGCTTGCCGAATAATGATGGTTGTGCCAATGTAGGCAGCTCGAATCTCCACGTGGCTCCCAGGTGCCCCGGCTCGGATGGTCAAACTTGAACCTCCAGGGCGATCACCTCCATTGATCGATCCGTCCTCAAAAGCTGCTGGAAGGTTGTTCACTTCGGCCTGGTAGACTTTTTGGTCGATACATTCCTGCATGTTCTTGAATATAATGGTGAGCTGTTTGGGGAAGAAGAAGGGTTCATCTCTAGTCAACTCGATCCTCCCTAAGTCACCTCCCCCAGTCCGAAATCAGTTTATACCTTTCCGCTACCTTCTCACCCCTCCCCCTAAGGGATGAGAGTCCGGTTCCCAGTTCCAATCTAACTTGTCTTCCTCCTCCTAGCAGCTCCCCTAGGGAGCTGACGTAGGACTTCACCGCTCCCACCTTTATCTTCTGAATTCCCCGGAGGAGAGTGACCCAGAGGAAGGAGTGAAGGGAGATGCTGCCAGTGAAGGGAGCCAAGGAGGAACAGTAGGGCGGAGTAGTCAATGGTAGGAGCAGGAGAGGGAGAACCTGACCTGAGAGCTGCCCACATGTGGGGCAAAGGCATGAAATCACCCGGAGGGAAATGACCAAAGAGGACCCGAGTGGCTAGGGTGTATTTGCGGAGCTAACTTGTGCCAAGGTCGCGGTAGTGGCACCAGAGCTATTCACAAGGATTGCCTGTCTAGACCCTGACCTTCCCCGTGGCAGTGGCGTTGGCTCCCGTGGCCACCGGGTAGCTAGTAGCCTGGACGAAAAGGAAGTCGTTGTCCAAGAGGGGCCAGGAGCCTTGGACCCGGCACGTGTGGAAATGGTGGTGGAAGCTGCGGACGTGAGGATCCCCGAAGGCGGCGCAGTGCACGAAGCCCGGGGGGCGCCCGTGGAGCCGGGAAAAGCGGCCTTCGTAGTCGCAGGGGTCGGGCGCCGGGGGGCTGGGGGAAGGGGCGGGGCCGGCGCCGGGAGGGGCGGGGCCCCGCGGGGGGGGGTGGGGCCGTGGGACCCTGGCGGGAGCAGTTGTGCTGGATCATCAGGTCCTCGATCCCGTGGACCGCGGAGTGGAAGGCCAGGTCCCCTCGGCAGGTGCGCGCCGTGCGCCGCGTGCAGAGCGCGTAGGAGCGCAGGGCGCGGCAGAGCCCCCCGGAGCCGGGCCCCGGCCGCGGCCCCCCGGGAGACCCCCCGCCGCGGAGGCTCAGCGTGGACGACACGTACTCGGCGTTGCAGCGGAGGATTTTGCATTGAGAGTGAGCTGGGATGGGGACGGGACAGAGGGAGGCGGGGGGAGAGATCGTCAGCAGGGCCCCGGGCTCCCCCAACACCCCCACATGTCACTGGGAGAGCCCCGACCTTCCCAATAGCAGGTGCCAATGAGGACCACTCCTTCAGCTGCCATTAGACCGCTGCCAACCCCTTTGCCTCTCCGTGGGACCTTGTCCAGCGCTTGTGGTCCCTGAgtccttcccctccctcagccCAATGACCTGTCAGTGTGCCAGCCCGCCTCCTAGggtctctctcccccctccctgatCCCCTCCCCGCGCTTCATCGGTGCCATGCGGTTGCTCTGCGGAGTTTCGCTCCGAATGATTGGAATCTCTAAGGCCTTGATCGTATTCccctttccccttgcctcccccagACCCTTCCCTAACCCTCCCCTTACCATGTCCACAGAAGAGCAGCAGAAGAGTAAGGGTGCTTAGAGAGCTGCTACGGGGGGGCCAGGGACTGGGGGAATGGCTTGGTTCCCTCATTCCTATCAAGCCAGGTCCCCCCTGGTCCCCAGATCTCTTCCGACTGCTGGCTGGATCccctggaagggacctcaatcAAAGAGAAATCTGGTTGGGGGTTGACGTAAGAGTTGCCAAAGTCTGAGGGAGAAGGGTTATAGGAGATCTAGGGAGGCCAAAGAGATGATGGGAGGTAGGGATGAGAGGAGCTGGGGATTTAGGGCTTGGTGAATCTTTCTGGCTCTGT is drawn from Macrotis lagotis isolate mMagLag1 chromosome 5, bilby.v1.9.chrom.fasta, whole genome shotgun sequence and contains these coding sequences:
- the HJV gene encoding LOW QUALITY PROTEIN: hemojuvelin (The sequence of the model RefSeq protein was modified relative to this genomic sequence to represent the inferred CDS: deleted 1 base in 1 codon) → MREPSHSPSPWPPRSSSLSTLTLLLLFCGHAHSQCKILRCNAEYVSSTLSLRGGGSPGGPRPGPGSGGLCRALRSYALCTRRTARTCRGDLAFHSAVHGIEDLMIQHNCSRQGPTAPPPPRGPAPPGAGPAPSPSPPAPDPCDYEGRFSRLHGRPPGFVHCAAFGDPHVRSFHHHFHTCRVQGSWPLLDNDFLFVQATSYPVATGANATATGKLTIIFKNMQECIDQKVYQAEVNNLPAAFEDGSINGGDRPGGSSLTIRAGAPGSHVEIRAAYIGTTIIIRQAAGQLSFSIRAAEEVARAFSAEQDLQLCVGGCPPSQRLSRLERQRRGALTFDTARQLCKEGLPVEDAYFHSCVFDVLTSGDPNFTLAAQAALEDARAFLPDLEKLHLFPRDAGVPLRLTALLTLVLPGFLVFWCSI